The Eurosta solidaginis isolate ZX-2024a chromosome 4, ASM4086904v1, whole genome shotgun sequence genome includes a window with the following:
- the kdn gene encoding probable citrate synthase, mitochondrial has product MSMYRISTRKLPEAQKLNGLLVRFISADASLRNVLASKIPVEQERVKNFRKQYGATKTGETTIDMMYGGMRGIKGLVCETSVLDADEGIRFRGLSIPECQKLLPKADGGNEPLPEGLFWLLLTGEVPTSAQVKQLSKEWASRAALPQHVVTMLNNMPTTLHPMSQFACAVTALNHDSKFAKAYSEGVHKSKYWEYVYEDSMDLIAKLPVVAATIYCNTYRGGKGSKSVDSSQDWSANFVKMLGYDNPKFTELMRLYLTIHSDHEGGNVSAHTVHLVGSALSDPYLSFAAGLNGLAGPLHGLANQEVLVWLRKLQKELGANPSEEQLKDYVWKTLKSGQVVPGYGHAVLRKTDPRYTCQREFALKHLPDDELFQMVSKIYKIVPPILTETGKVKNPWPNVDAHSGVLLQYYGMKEMNYYTVLFGVSRALGVLASLVWDRALGLPIERPKSLSTDMLMKMVQK; this is encoded by the exons AAATTAAATGGCCTTTTGGTGCGTTTCATCTCTGCCGATGCTAGCCTACGTAATGTGCTAGCTTCCAAAATTCCAGTCGAACAGGAGCGTGTAAAGAATTTCCGCAAGCAATATGGCGCCACCAAAACTGGTGAAACCACCATCGATATG ATGTATGGTGGTATGCGTGGTATTAAGGGTCTCGTTTGCGAAACATCTGTATTGGACGCCGATGAAGGTATTCGTTTCCGTGGTCTCTCCATTCCCGAATGCCAAAAGTTATTGCCCAAAGCTGATGGCGGTAATGAGCCATTGCCTGAAGGTCTCTTCTGGTTGTTGCTTACTGGTGAAGTGCCAACCAGCGCACAAGTAAAACAATTGTCCAAGGAATGGGCTTCACGCGCTGCACTGCCACAACATGTAGTGACTATGTTGAATAACATGCCCACCACATTACATCCAATGTCACAATTTGCATGCGCCGTCACCGCACTGAATCATGACAGTAAATTTGCCAAGGCTTACTCAGAG GGTGTACACAAATCCAAGTACTGGGAATATGTATACGAGGACAGCATGGATCTAATTGCTAAATTGCCTGTCGTAGCCGCAACTATTTACTGTAATACCTATCGTGGCGGCAAAGGCTCCAAATCAGTTGATTCAAGTCAGGATTGGTCGGCTAACTTTGTCAAAATGTTGGGCTATGACAATCCCAAATTCACCGAACTGATGCGTCTTTACCTAACCATTCACAGCGATCACGAGGGCGGTAATGTCTCTGCACATACTGTACATTTAGTTGGTTCTGCATTGAGCGATCCTTATCTCTCATTCGCTGCCGGTCTGAATGGTTTGGCTGGTCCATTGCACGGTTTGGCCAATCAGGAAGTATTGGTGTGGTTGCGAAAATTGCAAAAAGAATTAGGCGCCAATCCATCAGAGGAACAATTGAAGGATTATGTCTGGAAGACGCTAAAGTCAGGACAG GTTGTTCCCGGTTATGGTCACGCTGTGCTACGTAAAACCGATCCACGCTACACCTGCCAACGTGAGTTCGCGCTCAAACATCTGCCCGACGATGAACTTTTCCAAATGGTGTCGAAGATCTACAAGATCGTGCCACCAATTCTTACCGAAACCGGCAAAGTTAAGAACCCTTGGCCCAATGTGGATGCTCACTCTGGTGTGTTGTTGCAATATTATGGCATGAAGGAGATGAACTACTACACTGTGTTGTTTGGCGTATCACGTGCGCTCGGCGTGTTGGCTTCATTAGTTTGGGATCGCGCGTTAGGTTTGCCAATTGAGCGACCAAAATCA